Proteins encoded by one window of Salvia splendens isolate huo1 chromosome 7, SspV2, whole genome shotgun sequence:
- the LOC121811653 gene encoding TLC domain-containing protein 4-B-like isoform X1: MLSTGSSNMLVKSYLNQVDLLLKEYVSADLFVVYTSIILGIFACKTVYELSQLISPLYFKSYPNLSKGLQLEWSNRAMSTFHAMYIANVSLYFVLWSDLFKNDPQRRPITLRSSTVSISALGVSVGYFLSDLSMILWRYPSLGGIEYVIHHLLSLGSVAYAMLTGEAQIYTYMVLISEATTPSINLRWYLDAAGMKRSKVYTINGVVIFLAWLVARILLFMYLFWHSFVYYDQARQMHKIGAVMVHVVPLLLSVMNLYWFSKIFKGMVKTLKRD; the protein is encoded by the exons ATGCTGTCAACTGGAAGTAGTAATATGTTGGTTAAATCTTACCTAAACCAAGTTGATCTGCTTCTCAAGGAATATGTCTctgctgatcttttcgtcgtaTATACGTCTATAATCCTTGGAATTTTCGCCTGCAAAACG GTGTATGAACTTAGCCAGCTTATTAGTCCCCTCTACTTCAAAAGCTATCCGAATCTCTCAAAGGGCCTTCAGCTCGAATGGAGCAACCG AGCTATGTCCACTTTTCACGCCATGTACATTGCCAACGTGTCATTATACTTCGTGTTGTGGTCGGATCTTTTCAAAAATGACCCACAACGCCGCCCAATCACTCTTCGTAGTTCAACGGTCTCGATTTCTGCTTTGGGG GTTTCCGTTGGCTATTTCCTTTCGGATCTCAGCATGATTCTATGGCGATATCCTTCGTTAGGCGGGATAGAGTAT GTAATTCACCATCTTCTCTCGTTGGGTAGCGTGGCCTACGCTATGCTCACCGGTGAAGCACAAATCTACACGTACATGGTCTTAATATCCGAGGCAACCACGCCTTCTATCAATCTGAGATG GTATCTTGATGCAGCTGGTATGAAGAGGTCGAAGGTGTATACCATAAACGGAGTCGTGATATTCCTAGCATGGCTC GTTGCAAGAATTTTGCTATTCATGTACCTGTTTTGGCATTCTTTCGTATATTATGACCAG GCGAGGCAGATGCACAAGATAGGTGCGGTGATGGTGCATGTTGTCCCGTTGTTGCTGTCCGTGATGAACTTGTATTGGTTCAGCAAGATCTTCAAGGGGATGGTGAAAACGCTCAAGAGGGACTGA
- the LOC121811653 gene encoding TLC domain-containing protein 4-B-like isoform X2: MLSTGSSNMLVKSYLNQVDLLLKEYVSADLFVVYTSIILGIFACKTVYELSQLISPLYFKSYPNLSKGLQLEWSNRAMSTFHAMYIANVSLYFVLWSDLFKNDPQRRPITLRSSTVSISALGVSVGYFLSDLSMILWRYPSLGGIEYVIHHLLSLGSVAYAMLTGEAQIYTYMVLISEATTPSINLRWYLDAAGMKRSKVYTINGVVIFLAWLVARILLFMYLFWHSFVYYDQEINEDQHRDFTWFDLLR, from the exons ATGCTGTCAACTGGAAGTAGTAATATGTTGGTTAAATCTTACCTAAACCAAGTTGATCTGCTTCTCAAGGAATATGTCTctgctgatcttttcgtcgtaTATACGTCTATAATCCTTGGAATTTTCGCCTGCAAAACG GTGTATGAACTTAGCCAGCTTATTAGTCCCCTCTACTTCAAAAGCTATCCGAATCTCTCAAAGGGCCTTCAGCTCGAATGGAGCAACCG AGCTATGTCCACTTTTCACGCCATGTACATTGCCAACGTGTCATTATACTTCGTGTTGTGGTCGGATCTTTTCAAAAATGACCCACAACGCCGCCCAATCACTCTTCGTAGTTCAACGGTCTCGATTTCTGCTTTGGGG GTTTCCGTTGGCTATTTCCTTTCGGATCTCAGCATGATTCTATGGCGATATCCTTCGTTAGGCGGGATAGAGTAT GTAATTCACCATCTTCTCTCGTTGGGTAGCGTGGCCTACGCTATGCTCACCGGTGAAGCACAAATCTACACGTACATGGTCTTAATATCCGAGGCAACCACGCCTTCTATCAATCTGAGATG GTATCTTGATGCAGCTGGTATGAAGAGGTCGAAGGTGTATACCATAAACGGAGTCGTGATATTCCTAGCATGGCTC GTTGCAAGAATTTTGCTATTCATGTACCTGTTTTGGCATTCTTTCGTATATTATGACCAG gaaataaatgaagatcaacacagagattttacgtggttcgatttactgaggtaa
- the LOC121811653 gene encoding TLC domain-containing protein 4-B-like isoform X3, whose product MLSTGSSNMLVKSYLNQVDLLLKEYVSADLFVVYTSIILGIFACKTVYELSQLISPLYFKSYPNLSKGLQLEWSNRAMSTFHAMYIANVSLYFVLWSDLFKNDPQRRPITLRSSTVSISALGVSVGYFLSDLSMILWRYPSLGGIEYVIHHLLSLGSVAYAMLTGEAQIYTYMVLISEATTPSINLRCWYEEVEGVYHKRSRDIPSMARCKNFAIHVPVLAFFRIL is encoded by the exons ATGCTGTCAACTGGAAGTAGTAATATGTTGGTTAAATCTTACCTAAACCAAGTTGATCTGCTTCTCAAGGAATATGTCTctgctgatcttttcgtcgtaTATACGTCTATAATCCTTGGAATTTTCGCCTGCAAAACG GTGTATGAACTTAGCCAGCTTATTAGTCCCCTCTACTTCAAAAGCTATCCGAATCTCTCAAAGGGCCTTCAGCTCGAATGGAGCAACCG AGCTATGTCCACTTTTCACGCCATGTACATTGCCAACGTGTCATTATACTTCGTGTTGTGGTCGGATCTTTTCAAAAATGACCCACAACGCCGCCCAATCACTCTTCGTAGTTCAACGGTCTCGATTTCTGCTTTGGGG GTTTCCGTTGGCTATTTCCTTTCGGATCTCAGCATGATTCTATGGCGATATCCTTCGTTAGGCGGGATAGAGTAT GTAATTCACCATCTTCTCTCGTTGGGTAGCGTGGCCTACGCTATGCTCACCGGTGAAGCACAAATCTACACGTACATGGTCTTAATATCCGAGGCAACCACGCCTTCTATCAATCTGAGATG CTGGTATGAAGAGGTCGAAGGTGTATACCATAAACGGAGTCGTGATATTCCTAGCATGGCTC GTTGCAAGAATTTTGCTATTCATGTACCTGTTTTGGCATTCTTTCGTATATTATGA